A window from Methanobrevibacter sp. V74 encodes these proteins:
- a CDS encoding DUF2357 domain-containing protein: protein MGYVPHEIEQIKHEDIINTPENRFFKYFLELIRDLVEKLLKSSKEGYIKDQLWYFGEEIDYYLSNKFFNHISTMEYVPFNSQILQKKEGYREIFQYFLILEFSFRLSWNEINDQFKGFEKKLSELYEYWCYFKLLKVLNDLSICKSDFEDVFKINKDNWSISIKKGAQSSIILRDFI, encoded by the coding sequence ATGGGATATGTTCCCCATGAAATAGAGCAAATTAAACATGAAGATATTATCAATACTCCTGAAAATAGATTTTTTAAATATTTTTTAGAATTAATTAGGGATTTGGTTGAAAAGTTACTTAAAAGTTCTAAAGAAGGTTATATTAAAGATCAGCTATGGTATTTTGGAGAGGAAATTGACTATTATCTATCAAATAAATTTTTTAATCATATCTCAACAATGGAATATGTTCCATTTAACTCACAAATTTTGCAGAAAAAAGAGGGATACAGAGAAATTTTCCAATACTTTTTAATTCTTGAATTTTCATTTAGATTAAGTTGGAATGAAATTAATGATCAATTCAAAGGGTTTGAAAAGAAATTAAGTGAATTATATGAATATTGGTGTTATTTTAAATTATTAAAAGTTTTAAATGATTTAAGTATTTGTAAAAGTGATTTTGAAGATGTTTTTAAAATTAACAAAGATAATTGGTCAATAAGTATTAAAAAAGGAGCACAATCATCAATCATTTTAAGAGATTTTATTTAA
- a CDS encoding thiamine pyrophosphate-binding protein, which yields MNVADKIVKILAEEGIVTVFGIPGEQIMPIYKSLSESEINHVLTRHEQAAAHAADGFARSTGKIGVCITTASPGALNATMAMATAFKDNLQVLLLTGDNDLEYRGSDYFQTTPQFEIFKNITQASYYPLNGTEVMYALRASIYELKNFPKGPIHINLSKDILLQEDFNDFDLCYLCDDDMSNLGKAQELIDKAEKPLFILGAGAISYGDNIERISKKYKIPITTTYHGKGIIPDESPLNLGLCGIRANPQAKYAFENSDCIIGLGIKASERTLTELPDNFIHVNINKDVLVGDYPIQGQVMEFMLEARFKEVNWIEDIFKIDDSYHLEGLDDDLKPQAAIKRILDKFNDNIVVSDAGSHTTWTALLKKSSKPRQLLFSGAMAPMGYGLPAAIGAAIATDEKIIVINGDGDFQMNLQELATIKEQDLDVIIFILNNSEYGIIRQWQEDVYGMDAYQTQLNNPDFAKLAASYGIDAVKVDNLNDLELLLDRNLEGPLVVEVIVESENIPLP from the coding sequence GTGAACGTAGCTGATAAAATCGTTAAAATACTTGCTGAAGAAGGAATTGTCACTGTTTTTGGAATTCCTGGTGAGCAGATAATGCCTATTTATAAATCATTATCTGAAAGCGAAATTAATCATGTCTTAACACGTCATGAACAAGCAGCGGCTCATGCAGCAGATGGATTTGCAAGGTCAACAGGCAAAATTGGAGTATGCATTACAACTGCATCACCGGGCGCACTAAATGCTACAATGGCAATGGCTACCGCTTTTAAAGATAACCTCCAGGTATTGCTCCTAACTGGAGACAATGATTTAGAATACAGAGGAAGCGATTATTTCCAAACAACTCCTCAGTTTGAGATCTTTAAAAACATTACTCAAGCATCATATTATCCTTTAAATGGTACAGAAGTAATGTATGCATTGCGTGCTTCTATTTATGAGTTGAAAAACTTCCCAAAAGGTCCTATTCATATTAATTTATCAAAAGACATTCTCCTTCAAGAGGATTTCAATGATTTTGATTTATGCTATTTGTGTGATGATGACATGTCAAATCTAGGTAAGGCTCAAGAGCTGATCGATAAGGCTGAAAAGCCATTATTTATTTTAGGTGCAGGGGCAATATCATATGGAGATAACATTGAAAGGATTTCTAAGAAATATAAAATTCCAATAACAACAACCTATCATGGAAAAGGAATAATTCCTGATGAATCTCCTCTAAACTTGGGGTTATGTGGAATTCGGGCAAATCCTCAAGCTAAATATGCATTTGAAAATTCTGATTGCATAATTGGTTTGGGCATTAAAGCTAGTGAGAGGACATTGACTGAGCTTCCAGATAATTTCATTCATGTAAATATCAATAAAGATGTTTTGGTTGGGGATTATCCAATTCAGGGGCAAGTAATGGAATTCATGCTTGAAGCCAGATTTAAGGAAGTCAACTGGATTGAGGATATTTTTAAAATTGATGATTCATATCATCTAGAAGGTCTTGATGATGATTTAAAACCACAAGCTGCCATTAAAAGAATTTTAGATAAGTTCAATGACAATATTGTCGTCTCAGATGCAGGATCCCATACCACTTGGACCGCTCTTTTAAAGAAATCTTCAAAGCCAAGACAATTATTATTCTCAGGAGCCATGGCACCGATGGGTTATGGTCTTCCAGCAGCTATTGGAGCTGCCATTGCAACTGATGAGAAAATCATTGTTATCAATGGGGATGGAGACTTCCAGATGAATCTCCAGGAGCTTGCAACTATTAAAGAACAGGATTTGGATGTAATCATTTTCATCTTAAATAATTCGGAGTATGGGATTATTCGCCAATGGCAAGAGGATGTCTATGGGATGGATGCATATCAAACACAATTAAATAATCCTGATTTTGCAAAATTAGCTGCAAGTTATGGGATTGATGCTGTAAAAGTAGACAATTTAAACGATTTGGAATTGCTTTTAGATAGGAATCTAGAAGGGCCTCTTGTTGTTGAAGTTATTGTTGAGAGTGAAAATATTCCTCTTCCTTAA
- a CDS encoding DUF2953 domain-containing protein, whose translation MIILIIIFFIIILLATGIKIIFRYNKTGSEVKGCLKILIFKKIKIYSLDLPFENKENKDKDFKEIVKLAKPCSKDLLNYLKLILKTVDIKKIENHIVFGLESYAETGKYIGIIWGVLAVINSANKNLKISAEPSFRGSVFDMKGENEFEFYPFKILMPTIRLISKKEIRLLIRSVLNG comes from the coding sequence GTGATTATCCTAATAATCATCTTTTTTATTATTATTTTACTTGCAACAGGAATCAAAATAATATTCAGGTATAATAAAACTGGCAGTGAAGTTAAAGGATGTTTAAAAATACTAATTTTTAAAAAAATCAAAATTTACAGTCTTGATTTACCCTTTGAAAATAAGGAAAATAAAGATAAAGACTTTAAAGAAATAGTGAAACTGGCCAAGCCTTGTTCTAAAGACTTGCTAAATTATTTAAAGCTTATTTTAAAAACAGTTGATATTAAAAAAATAGAAAATCACATTGTTTTTGGCCTTGAAAGCTATGCTGAAACTGGAAAATACATAGGCATCATCTGGGGGGTTTTAGCGGTGATAAATTCAGCCAATAAAAACCTGAAGATAAGTGCTGAACCATCATTCAGAGGAAGCGTATTTGACATGAAAGGTGAAAACGAATTTGAATTTTACCCATTTAAAATTTTAATGCCAACAATCAGGTTAATTTCAAAAAAAGAGATTAGACTATTAATAAGGAGTGTCTTAAATGGGTGA
- a CDS encoding spore germination protein GerW family protein, whose translation MSENIKTTVEELRKLINVDNVIGTPIETEDKVLIPVMKMGVGFGAGENILGSQGSDAAGAGAGVEPISMVMIPKKGNDAEGVRVLDLSKGTETNKAISDIGLIITDLVKSFLDTQQGVGEEYYDESEYIEPEFSTSDDAKEE comes from the coding sequence ATGTCAGAAAATATTAAAACAACTGTTGAAGAATTGCGCAAATTGATTAACGTGGACAATGTAATTGGAACTCCAATTGAAACTGAAGATAAAGTTCTCATTCCAGTGATGAAAATGGGAGTAGGATTTGGAGCCGGTGAAAACATACTTGGCAGTCAAGGTAGTGACGCGGCAGGTGCTGGAGCTGGAGTAGAACCAATATCAATGGTGATGATACCTAAAAAAGGCAACGATGCTGAAGGGGTCCGTGTACTTGACTTAAGCAAAGGAACCGAAACCAACAAAGCAATATCTGATATCGGATTGATAATTACTGATCTTGTAAAAAGCTTTTTAGACACACAGCAAGGTGTTGGTGAAGAATACTACGATGAATCAGAATACATTGAACCTGAATTCAGCACCAGTGATGATGCAAAAGAAGAATAG
- a CDS encoding deoxyuridine 5'-triphosphate nucleotidohydrolase, whose amino-acid sequence MLGEKELVKLFPDFADLVQPSGIDLELDKVYVQKSEGSLIDNEKNLPEIEELEEDIYTLKPHTAYLASIKRKIKIPKGYAMLYLPRSTLLRSFVSVQTAVGDPGFYGTLMFLIYNHGDFEYEIKSGDRIAQAVVYSVEGSGEYNGSYQEVKM is encoded by the coding sequence ATGCTTGGCGAAAAAGAACTAGTTAAACTATTTCCAGATTTTGCAGATTTAGTCCAGCCCTCTGGAATTGATTTGGAACTGGACAAGGTTTATGTTCAAAAAAGTGAAGGGTCACTTATTGACAATGAAAAAAACCTGCCTGAAATTGAAGAGCTTGAAGAGGATATATACACTTTAAAACCTCATACGGCATATCTTGCCAGTATTAAAAGGAAAATTAAAATCCCGAAAGGTTATGCAATGTTGTATTTGCCCAGATCTACTCTTTTAAGGTCATTTGTCTCTGTACAAACTGCTGTTGGGGATCCTGGATTTTATGGAACATTGATGTTTTTAATATACAATCATGGAGACTTTGAATATGAAATCAAATCGGGAGATAGAATTGCACAAGCTGTTGTGTATTCTGTTGAGGGTTCGGGAGAATATAATGGTTCTTATCAGGAGGTAAAAATGTGA
- a CDS encoding (deoxy)nucleoside triphosphate pyrophosphohydrolase: MKTLNVVAAIIKKDNQILATKRGYGEFINMWEFPGGKIENNETKEEALIREIKEELDCIIKPTKFALELEYQYPTFYLKMSCFEAVISEGTPKLLEHNDAKWLTKSQLDDVDWIPADIKAVNYLKETMED, encoded by the coding sequence ATGAAAACCTTAAATGTTGTTGCAGCTATTATTAAAAAAGATAATCAAATCCTAGCTACTAAAAGAGGTTATGGAGAATTTATTAATATGTGGGAGTTTCCAGGGGGCAAAATTGAAAATAATGAAACAAAAGAAGAAGCTCTCATAAGAGAAATCAAAGAAGAACTTGATTGCATAATAAAACCCACTAAATTCGCCTTAGAGTTGGAATATCAATACCCTACCTTTTATTTAAAAATGAGTTGTTTTGAAGCAGTCATCAGCGAAGGCACTCCAAAACTTCTTGAACATAATGATGCTAAATGGTTAACTAAAAGTCAATTGGATGATGTTGATTGGATTCCTGCCGATATAAAAGCGGTTAATTATTTAAAAGAAACTATGGAAGATTAG
- a CDS encoding transposase, with translation MVDFIEEFYPILGIKENKKKGGRPSYPPCSMLKLLVYAKIDHIESARVIAEMTKYHDIYKFVCDRIKPSERSIQRYRDEFGRYYEVLLQMTLKMAVKKGFTEFNHVVVDGTIKKAFNSNQNMISKKETNLLVQFYKGLEVDLKKLEKLNKPAQKILNDDKEMSNDEKLEILYDIRTQFKFTGQDKIPMNDIEARMMKGKKGNFLVAYNIQSAVDYDTKLICALNVTQNPTDHYQLPEVADKAINNIGKVPKHMSADTIYLNQISLSYFVNKGIDGLIPTRKQSKEKIGKLNPNQFHKDHFYYISDLDLFMCPSGQPMYFYKEYTHNQTKNQTNPTK, from the coding sequence GTGGTTGATTTTATTGAAGAATTTTATCCGATTTTGGGAATTAAAGAGAATAAGAAAAAAGGCGGTAGGCCTTCATATCCTCCATGTTCCATGTTAAAATTACTTGTTTATGCAAAAATAGACCATATTGAAAGTGCTAGAGTCATTGCAGAAATGACAAAGTACCATGACATATATAAATTCGTTTGTGATAGAATTAAACCCTCTGAACGTTCAATTCAAAGGTATCGTGATGAATTTGGACGTTATTATGAAGTATTGCTTCAAATGACATTAAAAATGGCCGTAAAAAAAGGATTCACTGAATTTAATCATGTTGTAGTCGATGGGACCATCAAAAAAGCATTCAATTCTAACCAAAATATGATCAGCAAAAAAGAAACCAATTTGCTGGTCCAGTTCTACAAAGGACTGGAAGTTGACCTTAAAAAGCTTGAAAAACTCAATAAACCAGCTCAAAAAATACTAAATGATGACAAGGAAATGTCCAATGATGAAAAATTAGAAATATTATATGACATCAGAACTCAATTCAAATTCACAGGACAGGATAAAATACCAATGAATGATATTGAAGCACGCATGATGAAAGGCAAAAAAGGAAACTTCCTGGTTGCTTATAATATCCAATCTGCAGTCGATTACGACACCAAACTAATCTGCGCATTAAACGTCACACAAAACCCTACAGACCATTACCAACTACCAGAAGTAGCTGACAAAGCAATAAACAACATAGGAAAAGTACCAAAACACATGAGTGCAGATACAATATATTTAAATCAAATAAGCCTATCATACTTTGTAAACAAAGGAATAGATGGATTAATACCAACAAGAAAACAATCCAAAGAAAAAATAGGCAAATTAAATCCAAACCAATTCCATAAAGACCACTTTTACTACATATCCGACCTAGACTTATTTATGTGCCCATCAGGACAACCAATGTACTTCTACAAAGAATACACACACAACCAAACGAAGAACCAGACAAACCCGACAAAATAA
- a CDS encoding transposase has product MPIRTTNVLLQRIHTQPNEEPDKPDKIKRLYNNYTACKYCIHRKSCLTDKQTHKTITENGGRLERAMFFKMEKEEYKEEFKKRPSVEGPFGIFKEQYHVEQEIVIGMVKTGERLNLDALAYNIKRLYNLIQGEQNNKEDIVDFCESISTTHQLKLDVTIY; this is encoded by the coding sequence GTGCCCATCAGGACAACCAATGTACTTCTACAAAGAATACACACACAACCAAACGAAGAACCAGACAAACCCGACAAAATAAAAAGACTCTACAACAATTATACTGCATGTAAATACTGCATTCACAGAAAATCCTGCTTAACAGACAAACAAACACATAAAACCATCACAGAAAACGGTGGCAGATTAGAAAGAGCAATGTTCTTCAAAATGGAAAAAGAAGAATATAAAGAAGAATTCAAAAAAAGACCAAGTGTAGAAGGACCATTCGGAATATTCAAAGAACAATACCATGTAGAACAAGAAATAGTAATCGGAATGGTAAAAACCGGAGAAAGACTCAACCTAGATGCACTAGCATACAATATAAAAAGATTATATAATCTTATTCAAGGAGAACAAAATAATAAAGAAGATATTGTTGATTTTTGTGAAAGTATATCCACTACACACCAATTAAAGCTTGATGTGACCATTTACTAG
- a CDS encoding DEAD/DEAH box helicase, producing MNNQIEILNGARTAFVDENSTSSANFRPRLLSNNDNSKIINSIRDELLNCDEFIISVAFITKGGITPLLEVFSYLENHDIKGKILTTDYLNFTEPEALKKLNSFKNIDVKLYLQENEGFHTKGYIFRKGDVFTGIVGSSNMTMNALSVNKEWNVEFTSLKEGEMLNQIKNEFEKLWVDGENLCDVLPIYEKIYRDSKKFSSFRKLTRKIKENNIVLTPNYMQEQFLENIRNLVSHGERRAILVSATGTGKTYASAFAVKDFNPKRFLFLVHREQIAKQSIEAYRNVFENHDDFGLLTGNSKDFDKNYLFSTIQTMSKDEVYHKFSPDYFDYIVVDEVHKAGALSYLKVLDYFKPKFSLGMTASPERSDAFNIYDLFDNNIAHEIRLKEALEEDLLCPFHYFGISDVVFESGEIDDDFDDFNLLASDERADYLIEKSEFYGYSGERRKALVFCSRKKEAQMLSREFNKRGHASLVLTGEDAQDMRLEAIDRLVNDDNPDKLEFIFTVDIFNEGVDIPEINQVLLLRPTESPIIFIQQLGRGLRKYQDKEYVVIIDFIGNYKNNFMIPIALSGDRSYDKDRIRKYLMEGNKIIPGASSINFDEISQKRIYESINNTSFSRKALFKEKYNQLKYKLGHIPSLYDFAVNGEFNPELILNHKDYPTYHDFLCDIEEDYSSHISDDERDSLKFISKKLLKGIRPHELIILECLKINKYFTVSQVEECLKDNFGLLNQIDDIEGAINFLSLNFYRKENGEGHQKNTIENIVSNPKNLFFNFKDDTERFEISSSFKKALTNPTYYNHLNDALKYAFYKYEMIYKSDLQFKLYEKYSREDVLRILNWDYFMNGQNIGGYKIKYNTCPIFVTYDKSEDISETINYNDHFINKGTFSWMSRNNRKVSSKELEPLVDYDDLDIELFIQKSNDEGIEFYYMGSLTPLNYKQLYRNIDGKSHPIVNFTFRLDCEVKDELYSYFVRD from the coding sequence ATGAATAATCAGATTGAAATTTTAAATGGTGCAAGAACAGCATTCGTTGATGAAAATTCCACTTCCAGTGCTAACTTTCGTCCAAGATTGCTGTCAAACAATGATAACTCCAAAATCATTAATTCAATTAGGGATGAGCTTCTAAATTGCGATGAGTTTATTATTTCGGTTGCTTTCATCACAAAAGGCGGCATCACTCCCTTACTGGAAGTTTTTAGTTATCTAGAAAATCATGATATTAAAGGTAAAATCCTAACTACTGATTATTTGAACTTCACCGAACCGGAAGCATTAAAAAAACTCAATTCTTTTAAAAATATTGATGTTAAACTTTATCTGCAAGAAAATGAAGGTTTTCACACTAAAGGATATATTTTTAGAAAAGGGGATGTTTTCACAGGAATTGTTGGAAGCTCCAACATGACAATGAATGCACTTAGCGTTAACAAAGAATGGAATGTCGAGTTCACATCACTAAAAGAGGGGGAGATGTTAAACCAAATCAAAAACGAATTTGAAAAACTATGGGTTGATGGGGAAAATCTCTGTGATGTGCTTCCAATTTATGAAAAAATTTATAGGGATAGTAAAAAGTTCAGTAGTTTTAGAAAGTTAACACGTAAAATAAAAGAAAACAATATTGTTCTGACTCCAAACTATATGCAGGAGCAGTTTCTAGAAAATATTCGAAATCTAGTGAGTCACGGTGAAAGGCGTGCAATCCTTGTATCTGCTACAGGAACTGGTAAAACCTATGCATCTGCTTTTGCAGTTAAGGATTTTAATCCTAAAAGATTTCTATTTTTAGTTCACAGGGAACAGATTGCAAAGCAATCTATTGAAGCTTATAGGAATGTATTTGAAAATCATGATGATTTTGGCCTATTGACCGGCAATTCAAAAGATTTCGATAAAAATTATTTATTCTCCACTATCCAAACCATGTCTAAAGATGAGGTTTATCACAAATTCTCTCCAGATTATTTTGACTATATTGTAGTGGATGAAGTTCACAAAGCAGGAGCATTGTCCTATTTAAAAGTCTTAGACTACTTCAAACCCAAATTTTCACTGGGCATGACCGCTTCACCAGAGCGCAGTGACGCTTTCAATATTTATGATTTGTTTGACAACAATATTGCCCATGAGATTAGATTAAAAGAGGCTCTTGAAGAAGATCTGTTATGTCCGTTTCATTACTTTGGCATTAGCGATGTTGTATTTGAGAGTGGTGAGATTGATGATGATTTTGATGACTTTAACTTGCTTGCATCAGATGAGCGAGCAGATTATTTGATTGAAAAATCCGAGTTTTACGGATACTCGGGAGAGAGACGAAAGGCGTTAGTATTTTGCTCAAGAAAAAAAGAAGCCCAAATGTTGTCTCGTGAATTTAATAAAAGAGGTCATGCTTCTCTTGTCCTAACCGGTGAGGATGCACAGGATATGCGTCTTGAGGCCATTGACAGACTAGTAAATGATGACAATCCAGATAAATTGGAGTTTATTTTCACTGTTGATATTTTTAATGAAGGTGTTGATATTCCAGAGATTAATCAAGTTCTATTGCTTCGTCCAACTGAATCTCCTATTATTTTCATTCAGCAATTAGGCAGGGGTCTTCGGAAATATCAGGATAAGGAGTATGTTGTCATCATTGACTTTATTGGAAATTACAAAAATAATTTCATGATTCCAATAGCTCTTTCGGGAGACAGATCTTATGATAAGGACAGGATTCGCAAGTATTTGATGGAAGGAAATAAGATCATTCCTGGAGCATCATCAATCAACTTCGATGAAATTTCACAAAAGCGCATCTATGAGTCAATTAACAATACTTCCTTTTCAAGAAAGGCATTGTTTAAAGAAAAGTACAATCAATTAAAATACAAGTTGGGCCACATTCCGTCATTATATGATTTTGCAGTCAACGGCGAATTTAATCCTGAATTGATTCTCAATCACAAGGACTATCCGACATATCATGATTTTTTATGCGACATTGAAGAGGACTATTCTTCACATATAAGTGACGATGAGAGGGATTCATTGAAATTTATTTCAAAAAAATTGTTAAAGGGAATTAGGCCACATGAACTTATAATTTTGGAATGTTTGAAAATCAACAAATATTTCACTGTTTCACAAGTCGAAGAGTGTTTAAAAGATAATTTTGGCCTTCTCAATCAGATAGATGATATTGAAGGGGCCATTAACTTTTTAAGCCTGAACTTTTATAGAAAAGAAAACGGTGAAGGTCATCAAAAGAATACGATAGAAAACATTGTATCAAACCCCAAGAATTTATTTTTCAACTTCAAAGATGATACGGAGAGATTTGAAATATCCTCAAGCTTTAAAAAAGCGCTAACAAATCCAACATATTATAATCATTTAAACGACGCATTAAAATATGCATTTTATAAATATGAAATGATTTATAAATCTGACTTGCAATTTAAATTGTATGAGAAATACTCTCGTGAAGACGTTTTAAGGATCTTGAACTGGGATTACTTTATGAATGGGCAAAATATCGGAGGGTATAAAATAAAATACAATACCTGCCCAATATTTGTCACTTATGATAAGTCAGAAGATATTTCAGAGACAATAAACTACAATGATCACTTTATTAATAAAGGTACCTTCTCATGGATGAGTAGGAATAATCGCAAAGTTTCTTCAAAAGAATTGGAGCCGTTAGTTGATTATGATGATTTGGATATTGAGTTATTTATCCAAAAAAGTAATGATGAAGGAATAGAGTTTTATTATATGGGCAGTCTGACACCATTAAATTATAAACAACTTTACAGAAATATTGATGGTAAAAGTCATCCGATTGTTAATTTCACATTCCGTCTTGACTGTGAAGTCAAAGATGAGCTCTACAGTTATTTTGTTCGCGACTAA
- a CDS encoding nuclease domain-containing protein, translating into MYGFDIEINLFYNLRFSDESKYRSYSLAFKPDYTLLVKINDNINYIHFDAKYRSELEIVDFYSTIHSDKQIDDEIEERDSREEKEYVFKDGDIYKMHTYKDSILKTEGSYVLYPGNKTKQFFESNMIIPSVGAFSLTPGNDGSEEDNLEVFIKEVIKALLIQSRFNYFKF; encoded by the coding sequence TTGTATGGTTTTGATATTGAAATAAATTTGTTTTATAATTTAAGATTTTCCGATGAGTCAAAATACAGATCTTATTCATTGGCTTTTAAACCAGATTACACTTTGCTTGTTAAAATTAATGATAATATAAATTATATTCATTTTGATGCAAAATACAGATCAGAACTTGAAATTGTTGATTTTTATAGTACAATACACTCTGATAAACAAATTGATGATGAAATTGAGGAACGGGACTCACGTGAAGAAAAAGAATACGTTTTTAAAGATGGAGATATCTATAAAATGCATACTTACAAAGATTCTATTTTAAAAACTGAAGGATCTTATGTATTGTATCCTGGAAATAAAACAAAACAATTCTTTGAGTCGAATATGATAATTCCATCAGTGGGTGCATTTTCGTTAACTCCTGGAAATGATGGTTCTGAAGAAGATAATTTAGAAGTATTTATTAAAGAAGTTATTAAAGCTTTATTAATTCAATCAAGGTTTAATTACTTTAAATTTTAA
- a CDS encoding alanine--glyoxylate aminotransferase family protein: protein MNDILLMLPGPTTVHPRVLNAMSQAVVNHRGAKYSKILTETTELMSKVFQTQNDSYLLTGSGTAAMEAGIANTVALGEKMLNVVGGKFGERFMKIAETHGIDAQELAVEWGTAVTPKAIEEALEADEDIKAVSVIHNETSTGVAAPIEEIGKVMKNYDALYIVDTVSSLAGDEVKVDKFGIDVCLTGSQKCIAAPPGMGAITLSDDAWAAVDKVESNTFYLDMKAARKSGNKVPPETPYTPSVSLTYAMNEALKMIMEEGIENRVARHHKAAKASVDAVKALGLELFADEEVSSATVTAVKIPEGIADAEFRGTTRDKYGVELAGGQDHLKGNVFRIGHMGNVSYKELTQTFAAIGMTLKGLGVIDEAGAGVASIAESYL, encoded by the coding sequence ATGAACGATATTTTGTTAATGCTTCCCGGACCAACAACAGTGCATCCTAGAGTACTCAATGCAATGTCACAGGCTGTTGTTAACCACAGAGGAGCTAAATACAGTAAAATCTTAACCGAAACTACTGAATTAATGAGCAAGGTTTTCCAAACTCAAAATGATTCTTATTTATTAACTGGATCCGGAACTGCAGCAATGGAAGCAGGCATTGCCAATACTGTAGCCCTTGGAGAAAAAATGTTAAATGTTGTAGGTGGAAAATTCGGAGAACGTTTCATGAAAATCGCTGAAACTCATGGAATCGATGCTCAAGAATTAGCAGTTGAGTGGGGAACTGCTGTAACACCCAAAGCAATCGAAGAAGCCCTTGAAGCTGATGAAGATATTAAAGCTGTAAGTGTTATCCACAATGAAACTTCCACAGGTGTGGCAGCACCTATCGAGGAAATTGGTAAAGTAATGAAAAATTATGATGCATTATACATTGTCGATACCGTATCTTCACTTGCAGGAGATGAAGTGAAGGTTGATAAATTCGGCATTGATGTTTGTCTTACCGGATCACAAAAATGTATTGCTGCGCCGCCAGGAATGGGAGCAATTACCTTAAGTGACGATGCTTGGGCGGCTGTTGATAAAGTAGAAAGCAACACTTTCTATTTGGATATGAAAGCGGCACGTAAAAGCGGGAATAAAGTGCCTCCTGAAACACCATACACCCCTTCCGTTTCACTTACATATGCAATGAATGAAGCTTTAAAAATGATTATGGAAGAGGGAATAGAAAACAGAGTTGCTCGCCACCACAAAGCTGCTAAAGCTAGTGTTGATGCAGTAAAGGCATTGGGGCTTGAATTGTTCGCTGACGAGGAAGTTTCTTCCGCAACTGTAACTGCCGTCAAAATACCTGAAGGAATTGCCGATGCTGAATTTAGAGGAACCACCCGTGACAAATATGGTGTTGAATTAGCTGGCGGTCAAGATCACTTAAAAGGAAACGTTTTCAGAATTGGACACATGGGTAATGTTTCATATAAAGAATTAACTCAGACTTTTGCTGCTATTGGCATGACTTTAAAAGGTTTAGGAGTTATTGATGAAGCTGGTGCCGGTGTAGCATCTATTGCAGAATCATACTTATGA
- the dmpI gene encoding 4-oxalocrotonate tautomerase DmpI gives MPVVTIAGNEKISIEKKREMVKNVSKTVAEAYDLPIEAITVLVQAYPADNVGVAGELLSERE, from the coding sequence ATGCCCGTAGTGACAATTGCTGGAAATGAAAAAATAAGTATTGAGAAAAAAAGAGAAATGGTTAAAAATGTATCTAAAACCGTAGCTGAAGCATATGATTTGCCTATTGAAGCTATTACTGTTTTAGTTCAAGCTTACCCTGCAGATAATGTTGGAGTAGCTGGTGAACTGTTAAGTGAAAGAGAATAA